In Pseudobythopirellula maris, a single window of DNA contains:
- the dxr gene encoding 1-deoxy-D-xylulose-5-phosphate reductoisomerase has product MPNASSTAGPSNGATDGSKPTESPRRVAVLGATGSIGRNALSVIEASDGRLQAVALSGHRNFDRLVEQAIRLKPRWVVATDAAAAGRHDWSQLPAGTELLKGPKGLEKVAADAGVDVVLAAIVGSTGLASTLAAIGAKKTVALANKETLVMAGPLVRQALGAAACKGHDELLGGGVARLLPVDSEHSAIFQAMRCGGRDEVERVVLTASGGPFRTWSAESLTQVTVDEALAHPTWNMGPKITIDSATMMNKALEIIEAHWLFDLPADKIEVVIHPQSVVHSMVEYVDGSVMAQLGPPDMRLPIQHALEYPHRRSGPAERLDWTQTHRFEFEPADLDRFPALKLGFECAEAGGTSGAVLNAANESAVEAFLEGDLHFTEIVPACRSILESHTFDSDPTLERLVELDRWARQEVQTWACA; this is encoded by the coding sequence ATGCCCAACGCTAGCAGCACCGCCGGGCCCTCGAACGGCGCCACGGACGGCTCGAAGCCGACCGAATCGCCGCGCCGTGTGGCGGTGCTCGGCGCCACGGGCAGCATCGGCCGCAACGCCCTGAGCGTGATCGAGGCGAGCGATGGGCGTTTGCAGGCGGTCGCCCTCTCGGGGCACCGCAATTTCGACCGCCTCGTCGAGCAGGCGATCCGCCTGAAGCCGCGTTGGGTCGTGGCGACCGACGCCGCGGCCGCCGGCCGGCACGATTGGAGCCAGCTGCCGGCGGGCACGGAATTGCTCAAAGGCCCTAAGGGCCTAGAAAAGGTGGCGGCCGACGCGGGAGTCGACGTGGTGCTGGCGGCGATCGTCGGCAGCACGGGCCTGGCGAGCACCCTCGCGGCGATCGGGGCCAAGAAGACCGTCGCCCTGGCGAACAAAGAGACGCTGGTCATGGCCGGGCCGTTGGTCCGCCAGGCGCTCGGTGCGGCGGCCTGCAAGGGCCACGACGAGCTGCTCGGCGGCGGCGTCGCCCGTTTGCTACCAGTCGACAGCGAGCACAGCGCGATCTTCCAGGCGATGCGTTGTGGCGGGCGTGACGAGGTCGAGCGGGTGGTGCTCACCGCCAGCGGCGGGCCGTTTCGCACTTGGTCGGCTGAATCGCTGACGCAGGTCACCGTCGACGAGGCCTTGGCCCATCCCACCTGGAACATGGGCCCGAAGATCACGATCGACTCGGCGACGATGATGAACAAGGCGCTCGAAATCATTGAGGCCCACTGGCTGTTCGATTTGCCCGCCGACAAGATCGAGGTCGTGATCCACCCCCAATCGGTGGTCCACTCGATGGTGGAGTACGTCGACGGCTCGGTGATGGCCCAGCTCGGCCCGCCCGACATGCGGCTGCCGATCCAGCACGCCCTGGAATACCCGCATCGCCGCAGCGGCCCGGCCGAGCGGCTCGACTGGACACAGACGCACCGGTTCGAGTTCGAGCCGGCCGACCTCGACCGCTTCCCCGCCTTGAAGTTAGGCTTCGAGTGCGCCGAGGCGGGGGGCACGAGCGGCGCCGTGCTGAACGCCGCCAACGAATCCGCCGTAGAAGCTTTTCTCGAGGGTGACCTGCACTTCACCGAGATCGTGCCGGCCTGCCGCAGCATTCTCGAGTCGCACACTTTCGATTCCGACCCCACGCTCGAGCGGCTCGTAGAGCTCGACCGCTGGGCCCGCCAGGAGGTTCAAACTTGGGCATGTGCCTGA
- a CDS encoding fatty acid desaturase family protein has protein sequence MNRIAEAKPPKPAAGVAPSAPHGDFSLAQARSIVGEYFRPNPWVYWTDFLLSWAVAMFAFKAVQFTSIGWPARIGCFFLSSLLIYRCGLFIHELMHIPEKEFKAFRFVWNLLAGIPFLIPTFVYQTHVDHHRRKHYGTEHDGEYLPLSHRSPWHIVAYLAQSFVIPILAIVRFGVLTPLTWFNTPLRDWVHRHASSMIIDPMYLRPLPTKKALRAIRWQELGCFLFICVMGFGSWRGLHGAGNLGPYFLPQAYLTGVFVVTVNALRTLGAHRWLNDSDKKDEAQMTFVEQMLDSVNYPTAGSLAPVWAPMGLRFHALHHIFPSMPYHALAKAHKRLMRDLPSDSPYRQTNSDSLLAELGELWRRAAASQKG, from the coding sequence ATGAACCGAATAGCCGAAGCCAAGCCGCCGAAACCCGCCGCCGGGGTCGCCCCGTCAGCGCCGCACGGCGATTTTTCGCTCGCCCAGGCCCGGTCGATCGTTGGCGAATACTTCCGCCCCAACCCGTGGGTTTATTGGACCGACTTCCTGCTGAGCTGGGCCGTGGCGATGTTCGCCTTCAAGGCGGTGCAGTTCACATCGATCGGCTGGCCGGCGCGCATCGGGTGTTTTTTCCTCTCGTCGCTCTTGATCTACCGCTGCGGGCTGTTCATCCACGAGCTGATGCACATCCCCGAGAAGGAGTTCAAAGCGTTCCGCTTCGTCTGGAACCTGTTGGCCGGCATCCCGTTCTTGATCCCGACGTTCGTCTACCAGACGCACGTCGATCACCACCGCCGCAAGCATTACGGCACGGAGCACGACGGCGAGTACCTGCCGCTCTCGCACCGCTCGCCGTGGCACATCGTCGCCTACCTGGCGCAGAGCTTCGTGATCCCGATCCTGGCGATCGTGCGGTTCGGCGTGCTAACACCGCTCACGTGGTTCAACACGCCGCTCAGAGACTGGGTCCACCGGCACGCGTCGAGCATGATCATCGACCCGATGTACCTCCGCCCGCTGCCGACCAAAAAGGCTCTGCGAGCGATCCGCTGGCAGGAGCTCGGCTGCTTCTTGTTCATCTGCGTGATGGGCTTCGGCTCGTGGCGCGGGCTGCACGGCGCCGGCAACCTCGGCCCCTACTTCCTGCCGCAGGCGTACCTGACGGGCGTGTTCGTCGTCACCGTGAACGCGTTGCGCACGCTCGGCGCCCACCGCTGGCTGAACGACTCGGACAAAAAGGACGAGGCGCAGATGACGTTCGTCGAGCAGATGCTCGACTCGGTGAATTACCCCACGGCCGGCTCGCTGGCGCCGGTGTGGGCGCCGATGGGCCTGAGATTCCACGCCCTGCACCACATCTTCCCCTCGATGCCTTACCACGCGCTGGCCAAAGCGCACAAACGCCTGATGCGCGACCTGCCGAGCGACTCGCCCTACCGGCAGACGAACAGCGACAGTTTGCTCGCCGAGTTGGGGGAGCTGTGGCGGCGGGCGGCGGCTTCGCAGAAAGGGTAG
- the can gene encoding carbonate dehydratase: MRKLSHLFESNRTWAEGIRAQDPEFFDKLADQQSPSCLWIGCSDSRVPATQLVGLMPGEMFVHRNIANVVVQTDFNCLSVMQYAVDALKVEHIIVCGHYGCGGVGAALHDQRIGLIDNWLCHIRDVKQRHRKLVDAAGPAAHDRLCELNVIEQVMNVCQTTIVRDAWAAGQELAVHGWIYGLKEGLLRDLDITVLAEAEIADVYERAVAAIE, from the coding sequence ATGCGCAAACTCAGCCACCTCTTCGAGAGCAACCGGACTTGGGCCGAGGGGATCCGCGCACAGGACCCCGAGTTTTTCGACAAGCTGGCGGACCAGCAGTCGCCCAGCTGCCTGTGGATCGGCTGCTCCGACAGCCGCGTGCCCGCCACGCAGCTCGTTGGCTTGATGCCGGGCGAGATGTTCGTTCACCGCAACATCGCCAACGTAGTGGTGCAGACCGACTTCAACTGCCTGTCGGTGATGCAGTACGCCGTCGACGCGCTCAAGGTCGAGCACATCATCGTCTGCGGCCACTACGGCTGCGGCGGCGTGGGGGCGGCGCTCCACGACCAGCGGATCGGCCTGATCGACAACTGGCTCTGCCACATCCGCGACGTGAAGCAGAGGCACCGCAAGCTGGTCGACGCGGCCGGCCCTGCGGCCCACGACCGGCTGTGCGAGCTCAACGTCATCGAACAGGTCATGAACGTCTGCCAGACGACGATCGTCCGCGACGCCTGGGCCGCCGGCCAGGAGCTCGCGGTGCACGGCTGGATCTACGGCCTCAAAGAGGGGCTGCTTCGCGATCTGGACATCACCGTGCTCGCCGAAGCGGAGATCGCGGACGTCTACGAGCGGGCCGTGGCCGCGATCGAATGA
- the secE gene encoding preprotein translocase subunit SecE, which produces MAAYLQELFNFGLYKRTQGRYARQVTMYALMVLVACGVWSLRGWLEGQGASAGMAIATPLAVLALGFWASFRLVHLPQFADFLISVEAEMNKVAWPSQGKLIRASVVVILVIFLLAALLFAYDLIWKSVFGALLG; this is translated from the coding sequence GTGGCTGCGTACCTCCAAGAGCTGTTTAACTTCGGTTTGTACAAGCGGACCCAAGGGCGCTACGCCCGGCAGGTAACGATGTACGCTCTGATGGTGCTGGTCGCCTGTGGCGTGTGGAGCCTGCGTGGTTGGCTCGAGGGGCAAGGCGCCTCGGCCGGCATGGCGATCGCCACGCCGCTCGCCGTTTTGGCGCTTGGCTTTTGGGCGTCGTTCCGGTTGGTCCACCTGCCGCAGTTTGCTGATTTTTTAATCTCCGTCGAGGCGGAGATGAACAAGGTGGCGTGGCCCTCGCAGGGCAAGCTGATCAGGGCGTCGGTTGTCGTCATCCTGGTCATTTTCCTGTTGGCCGCGTTGCTGTTTGCTTACGACCTGATTTGGAAATCTGTGTTCGGCGCCCTTCTCGGTTAG
- the rplJ gene encoding 50S ribosomal protein L10, translated as MSKQVKQLMIDDLKRRWDGVEEAITVEMARVEANDCVALRKRLREKSIHVMVVKNSLARRASEGTSLAPAFEGTDGAMAVVWGGEDIVDLAKEVTALADDKEYEEFKASGGVLDGAKLSADEVKAVSKWPTRTEMLSTLMGQVMGPAMTLSAQLLGPAKQLASQVKQKSEGDEE; from the coding sequence ATGAGCAAGCAAGTCAAACAGCTGATGATCGACGACCTCAAACGCCGCTGGGACGGCGTCGAGGAAGCGATCACGGTCGAGATGGCCCGCGTCGAGGCCAACGACTGCGTCGCGCTCCGCAAGCGGTTGCGTGAGAAGTCGATCCACGTGATGGTCGTCAAGAACAGCCTGGCCCGCCGGGCCTCGGAGGGGACGTCGCTGGCGCCCGCTTTCGAGGGAACGGACGGAGCGATGGCCGTGGTCTGGGGCGGCGAGGACATCGTCGACCTGGCCAAGGAAGTCACGGCCCTCGCCGATGACAAGGAGTACGAGGAGTTCAAGGCGAGCGGCGGGGTGCTCGACGGCGCCAAGCTCTCGGCCGACGAGGTCAAGGCCGTGAGCAAGTGGCCGACCCGCACCGAGATGCTCAGCACGCTGATGGGCCAAGTGATGGGTCCGGCCATGACGCTCAGCGCCCAGCTGTTGGGCCCGGCCAAGCAGCTCGCCAGCCAGGTCAAGCAGAAGTCCGAAGGCGACGAGGAGTAA
- the nusG gene encoding transcription termination/antitermination protein NusG, with product MSEEVAKDEKLETDAPAAPAPEGDASRAEGDAPADQQAAQAPATEQAEAEESAADQGESEGDLTDVSSTDSPSSVPGLTAQELEDLNAAEEAMEIDEEPPAVAPAGPIEMDDDDEEEIRHDWYILKVQSNRERTSAVALKRKVAIEGIDHLFGEIIVPTEKVTEFKNGKKKIVERKIWPGYIAVQMHVNDDTWFAIRETAGIGDFTGASGKPAPMQPHEIAMILHQEEEETEDTPKLNIKFAVGDKVKVKDGNFENFEGDVDSIDPQSGKVTVMISIFGRSTPVELEYWQVETL from the coding sequence TTGAGCGAAGAAGTCGCCAAAGATGAGAAGCTCGAGACCGACGCCCCAGCGGCGCCGGCCCCCGAGGGCGATGCGTCTCGCGCCGAGGGCGACGCTCCCGCCGATCAGCAAGCCGCTCAGGCCCCCGCCACCGAGCAAGCGGAGGCCGAGGAGTCGGCTGCCGATCAGGGTGAGTCGGAAGGCGACCTGACGGACGTTTCATCGACCGATTCGCCGTCGTCGGTCCCGGGCCTCACGGCCCAGGAACTCGAGGACCTCAACGCCGCCGAAGAGGCGATGGAGATCGACGAGGAGCCGCCCGCCGTGGCGCCCGCCGGTCCCATCGAGATGGACGACGACGACGAAGAGGAGATCCGCCACGACTGGTACATCCTCAAAGTCCAGAGCAACCGCGAGCGCACCAGCGCCGTCGCCCTGAAACGCAAGGTCGCGATCGAGGGCATCGACCACCTGTTCGGCGAGATCATCGTGCCGACCGAAAAGGTGACCGAGTTCAAGAACGGCAAGAAGAAGATCGTCGAACGGAAGATCTGGCCCGGCTACATCGCCGTGCAGATGCACGTGAACGACGACACCTGGTTCGCGATCCGCGAGACGGCGGGGATCGGCGACTTTACCGGCGCCTCGGGCAAGCCGGCGCCGATGCAGCCGCACGAGATCGCGATGATCCTCCACCAGGAGGAAGAAGAGACCGAAGACACGCCGAAGCTGAACATCAAGTTCGCGGTTGGCGACAAGGTGAAGGTCAAGGACGGCAACTTTGAGAACTTCGAGGGCGACGTCGACTCGATCGACCCGCAGAGCGGCAAGGTCACGGTGATGATCAGCATCTTCGGCCGCAGCACCCCCGTCGAACTCGAGTACTGGCAAGTCGAGACCCTTTAA
- the tuf gene encoding elongation factor Tu: MAKDTFERTKPHVNVGTIGHIDHGKTTTTGAIVAVQAAKGLAKAKSYADIAKGGTVRDATKTVTIAAAHVEYESENRHYAHIDCPGHADFIKNMITGAAQMDGAILVVSAPDGPMPQTREHILLARQVGVPKIVVYLNKCDLVDDEELLELVELEVRELLTANDFPGDDVPLIRGNSKAAIENPSDPEAQKCIDELLEAIDTYIPEPVRENDKPFLMAIEDVFSIEGRGTVATGRIERGVIKVGDEVEIVGLSEAPEKTTCTGVEAFNKTMDEGHAGENVGCLLRGVKREDIQRGQCLAKPGSITPHTKFEAEVYILSKEEGGRHTPFFSGYRPQFYFRTTDVTGAANLAGGAEMCMPGDNAKLSVELSKPIALDDGARFAIREGGKTVGSGVVTKIIE, translated from the coding sequence ATGGCCAAGGACACCTTCGAGCGTACGAAGCCGCACGTGAACGTTGGGACCATCGGTCACATCGACCACGGCAAGACCACGACCACCGGCGCCATCGTGGCGGTGCAGGCCGCCAAGGGCCTCGCCAAGGCGAAGTCGTACGCCGACATCGCCAAGGGCGGCACCGTCCGCGACGCGACGAAGACCGTCACGATCGCCGCGGCTCACGTCGAGTACGAGAGCGAGAACCGGCACTACGCCCACATCGACTGCCCGGGCCACGCCGACTTTATCAAGAACATGATCACCGGCGCCGCCCAGATGGACGGCGCGATCCTGGTCGTGTCGGCCCCGGACGGCCCGATGCCGCAGACCCGCGAGCACATCCTGCTCGCCCGTCAGGTCGGCGTGCCGAAGATCGTGGTCTACCTCAACAAGTGCGACCTGGTCGACGACGAGGAGCTGCTCGAGCTCGTTGAGCTCGAAGTGCGTGAGCTGCTCACCGCCAACGACTTCCCAGGCGACGACGTGCCGCTGATCCGCGGCAACTCGAAGGCCGCCATCGAGAACCCCTCGGACCCCGAGGCGCAGAAGTGCATCGATGAGCTGCTCGAGGCGATCGATACCTATATCCCCGAGCCGGTCCGCGAGAACGACAAGCCGTTCTTGATGGCGATCGAGGACGTCTTCTCGATCGAGGGTCGTGGCACCGTGGCCACGGGCCGCATCGAGCGGGGCGTGATCAAGGTGGGCGACGAGGTCGAGATCGTCGGCCTGAGCGAGGCCCCCGAGAAGACGACCTGCACCGGCGTCGAGGCGTTCAACAAGACGATGGACGAGGGCCACGCCGGCGAGAACGTCGGCTGCCTGCTCCGCGGCGTCAAGCGTGAGGACATCCAGCGTGGCCAGTGTCTGGCCAAGCCGGGCTCGATCACGCCGCACACCAAGTTCGAGGCCGAGGTTTACATCCTCAGCAAGGAAGAGGGCGGCCGTCACACGCCGTTCTTCAGCGGCTACCGCCCGCAGTTTTACTTCCGCACGACCGACGTCACGGGTGCGGCCAACTTGGCCGGTGGCGCCGAGATGTGCATGCCGGGCGACAACGCCAAGCTGAGCGTCGAGCTCTCCAAGCCGATCGCCCTGGACGACGGGGCCCGCTTCGCCATCCGCGAGGGTGGCAAGACGGTCGGTTCGGGCGTTGTGACGAAGATCATCGAGTAG
- the rplK gene encoding 50S ribosomal protein L11, which translates to MAKQLVGMAKFQIPGGQATPAPPVGTALGKHGINLGQFVQAFNDATREANGMMIPVEVSVYNDRSFEFVCKSPPAAVLLKKAAGIAKGSGVPNKTKVGTVSEAQLAEIATTKMNDLNARDVEHASRMIAGTARSMGLTVEG; encoded by the coding sequence ATGGCGAAGCAACTTGTAGGGATGGCGAAGTTCCAGATCCCTGGCGGACAGGCCACCCCCGCCCCGCCTGTCGGCACCGCGCTCGGCAAGCACGGCATCAACCTCGGTCAGTTCGTGCAGGCGTTCAACGACGCCACGCGCGAGGCGAACGGGATGATGATCCCGGTCGAGGTGAGCGTTTACAACGACCGCTCGTTTGAGTTCGTCTGCAAGAGCCCCCCGGCGGCGGTTCTGCTGAAGAAGGCGGCCGGCATCGCCAAGGGCTCGGGCGTCCCGAACAAGACCAAGGTCGGCACGGTTAGCGAAGCCCAGCTGGCCGAGATCGCCACGACCAAGATGAACGACCTGAACGCCCGCGATGTCGAGCACGCCTCGCGGATGATCGCCGGCACCGCCCGCAGCATGGGCCTGACGGTCGAGGGTTAA
- a CDS encoding beta-ketoacyl-[acyl-carrier-protein] synthase family protein, translated as MSDQDVLITGLGIVSPIGVGAAAVWESLESRRSGVRNIPELAEAGWIAPFGGLIDDFNPKEHVKPRKSLKVMAREIQIGYAAAELARESAGIEEGQIDPERQGVVAGAGMLYCDCEELAAPFRASMAGHAFDFERWGKEGLGEMYPLWLLKYLPNMTACHVGIRQDARGPTNTIAHGDVSSLLALGEAADVIRRGGADVMLAGGSGSRLDLTDLSWRSGAGLTLKGDDPAAASRPFDATRDGSVCGEGAAFFVLESARHAARRQAKVLGRVAAVANRYEATTAGRKPPGKAIAAAIAAAMERAGLKGEDLAMVKAHGASRLDEDAAEAQAIRARVGDAPVTAPTSFFGRTGAGCGAVELAAALIARNQGVTPATLNFATADPECPVSVSAEHRPAESGAILALNHTVTGQAAAAVIAVD; from the coding sequence ATGTCCGACCAAGACGTGCTCATCACCGGCCTCGGAATCGTCTCGCCGATCGGCGTCGGCGCGGCGGCGGTGTGGGAGTCGCTCGAGTCGCGGCGCAGCGGCGTGCGGAATATCCCCGAACTGGCCGAGGCGGGCTGGATCGCCCCGTTCGGCGGCTTGATCGACGACTTCAACCCCAAGGAGCACGTCAAGCCGCGCAAGAGCCTCAAGGTGATGGCCCGCGAGATCCAGATCGGCTACGCGGCGGCCGAACTGGCGCGCGAGTCGGCCGGCATCGAGGAGGGCCAGATCGACCCTGAGCGTCAGGGCGTGGTGGCCGGCGCCGGCATGCTTTACTGCGATTGCGAGGAGCTGGCCGCCCCGTTCCGGGCGAGCATGGCGGGCCACGCGTTCGACTTCGAACGCTGGGGCAAAGAGGGCCTCGGCGAGATGTACCCGCTCTGGCTGCTGAAGTACCTGCCGAACATGACCGCCTGCCACGTCGGCATCCGCCAAGACGCCCGCGGCCCCACGAACACGATCGCCCACGGCGACGTCTCGAGCCTGCTCGCCCTTGGCGAGGCGGCCGACGTGATCCGCCGCGGCGGCGCCGACGTGATGCTCGCCGGCGGCTCGGGCAGCCGGCTCGACCTGACCGACCTGTCGTGGCGCAGCGGCGCGGGGCTCACCCTGAAGGGAGACGACCCGGCCGCCGCCAGCAGGCCGTTCGACGCGACGCGCGACGGCTCGGTCTGCGGCGAGGGCGCCGCGTTCTTCGTGCTCGAGAGCGCCCGCCACGCCGCCAGGCGGCAGGCGAAGGTGCTCGGACGCGTGGCGGCGGTCGCCAACCGCTACGAGGCCACGACCGCCGGTCGCAAGCCGCCCGGCAAGGCGATCGCGGCTGCCATCGCCGCCGCCATGGAAAGAGCTGGCCTCAAGGGCGAAGACCTCGCCATGGTCAAAGCGCACGGCGCCAGCCGCCTGGACGAAGACGCCGCCGAGGCCCAGGCGATCCGCGCCCGAGTGGGCGACGCGCCGGTCACGGCGCCGACGAGTTTCTTCGGACGCACCGGGGCGGGTTGCGGCGCGGTGGAGCTGGCGGCGGCGCTGATCGCCAGAAACCAGGGCGTCACGCCGGCCACGCTCAACTTCGCGACCGCCGACCCAGAGTGCCCGGTGAGTGTGTCGGCCGAGCACCGCCCCGCCGAGAGCGGCGCGATCCTGGCGCTCAACCACACCGTGACCGGCCAAGCGGCGGCGGCGGTGATCGCGGTCGATTGA
- a CDS encoding site-2 protease family protein has product MCLIADAVASPPMIDALLLAASSWGHYLLVILQVVLGLGAVIFVHELGHFAVAKWCGVRCDRFYVGFDPPIKIGPIRLPRALWKKKIGETEYGIGVLPLGGYVKMYGQDDTVASVEEMLELSKSNADDPEAVEVTGPGGETYWINRRHYMAKSVPQRMAIISAGVVMNIIFAFVFAFFAYGLGVPKAPTVVASTTPGGPAWSAGLRTGDRIVRADGIENPTFEQFISQVMLGDLDAGVECVVKRYGTETTETIVLHPDQSDALPRVGISTPVTPRVSAENPTVPHSPASAAPEGSFQPGDLIVEANGEPVTNYADLISVLERHKSQDVTYTLLRGAKKKAGDSAATGGERVSVTVGPNPMERFGVVATLGPVQAVQAGSPAAEAGLEAGDRLLSVNGVAIGAGEDGAEAYDPVTLDDRLAALAAAGETVTLAIERAGAEEPIVLSVAPRAPTWPERSFTDNAPLALTSLGVACPLIAEVQAVIADSPAAAVDLKPGDRIVSVAYHSTDKADGAPAGMKPIPLTDESPAWPSVLLSVQDKSSDFRADFEVLRDGKKHPVTLGVRALGDAFVETRGIGIEPLKEIRRAQDLGEQVSMAGESTWSALTSVYRFLSKIGTQVPVTALGGPITIAKVAGASAFEGPGALLLFLTMLSANLAVLNFLPIPVLDGGHMVFLAWEGLRGRPAGEKVVTTLTGAGMLFLLGFMAFIFALDLGILPRGL; this is encoded by the coding sequence ATGTGCCTGATCGCCGACGCCGTTGCGTCGCCGCCGATGATTGATGCGTTGCTGCTCGCCGCCTCCTCGTGGGGTCACTACCTGCTGGTGATCTTGCAGGTCGTTTTGGGCTTGGGCGCCGTGATCTTTGTCCACGAGCTGGGCCACTTCGCCGTGGCCAAGTGGTGCGGGGTGCGCTGCGACCGCTTTTACGTCGGCTTCGATCCGCCGATCAAGATCGGCCCGATCCGCCTCCCCCGCGCCCTCTGGAAGAAGAAGATCGGCGAGACCGAGTACGGCATCGGCGTGCTGCCGCTGGGCGGCTACGTGAAGATGTACGGCCAGGACGACACCGTGGCCAGCGTCGAAGAGATGCTCGAGCTCTCCAAGAGCAACGCCGACGACCCGGAGGCCGTGGAGGTCACCGGTCCGGGGGGCGAGACCTACTGGATCAACCGCCGCCACTACATGGCCAAGAGCGTGCCGCAGCGGATGGCCATCATCTCGGCCGGCGTGGTGATGAACATCATCTTCGCGTTCGTCTTCGCGTTCTTCGCCTACGGTCTCGGCGTGCCGAAGGCCCCCACCGTCGTGGCGAGCACGACGCCCGGCGGGCCGGCCTGGAGCGCCGGACTCAGGACCGGCGACCGCATCGTGCGGGCCGACGGCATCGAGAACCCCACTTTTGAGCAGTTCATCAGCCAAGTCATGCTCGGCGACCTCGACGCCGGCGTCGAGTGCGTTGTCAAACGCTACGGCACGGAGACGACCGAGACGATCGTGCTGCACCCCGACCAGTCGGATGCCCTGCCGCGTGTCGGCATCAGCACGCCCGTCACGCCGCGGGTCTCGGCCGAGAACCCGACGGTGCCCCACAGCCCGGCATCGGCGGCCCCCGAGGGGTCGTTCCAGCCGGGCGACCTGATCGTCGAGGCGAACGGCGAGCCGGTCACCAATTACGCCGACCTAATCTCAGTGCTCGAGCGCCACAAGTCGCAAGACGTCACCTACACGCTGCTCCGCGGAGCCAAAAAGAAGGCTGGCGATAGCGCCGCCACGGGCGGCGAACGCGTGTCGGTCACCGTGGGGCCGAACCCGATGGAGCGTTTCGGCGTGGTCGCCACGCTCGGCCCGGTGCAAGCCGTGCAGGCCGGTTCGCCGGCCGCCGAGGCTGGCCTCGAGGCGGGCGACCGGCTGCTTTCGGTCAACGGCGTGGCGATCGGCGCTGGCGAAGACGGCGCCGAGGCCTACGATCCCGTGACGCTCGACGACCGCCTGGCGGCCCTGGCCGCCGCGGGCGAGACGGTCACGCTCGCCATCGAACGCGCCGGCGCTGAGGAGCCGATCGTGCTCTCGGTCGCCCCCCGCGCGCCGACCTGGCCGGAACGCTCGTTCACGGACAACGCGCCGCTGGCGCTCACGTCGCTCGGCGTCGCCTGCCCGCTCATCGCCGAGGTGCAGGCGGTGATCGCCGACAGCCCGGCCGCCGCGGTCGACCTGAAGCCGGGCGACCGGATCGTGTCGGTCGCGTACCACTCGACCGACAAGGCGGACGGGGCCCCGGCCGGCATGAAGCCGATCCCGCTCACCGACGAGTCGCCCGCCTGGCCGAGCGTGCTCTTGAGCGTGCAGGACAAGTCGTCCGATTTTCGGGCCGATTTTGAGGTGCTTCGCGACGGCAAAAAGCACCCGGTCACGCTCGGCGTGCGGGCCCTGGGCGACGCGTTTGTCGAGACCCGCGGCATCGGCATCGAGCCGCTCAAGGAGATCCGCCGCGCCCAGGACCTGGGCGAGCAGGTCAGCATGGCGGGCGAGTCGACCTGGAGCGCCCTGACGAGCGTTTACCGCTTCCTGAGCAAGATCGGCACGCAGGTACCGGTCACCGCCCTGGGCGGTCCGATCACGATCGCCAAGGTGGCGGGGGCCTCGGCCTTCGAGGGCCCCGGCGCGTTGCTGCTGTTCCTCACGATGCTCAGCGCCAACCTGGCGGTGCTCAACTTCCTGCCGATCCCGGTGCTCGACGGCGGGCACATGGTGTTCCTCGCCTGGGAGGGCCTCCGCGGCCGACCCGCCGGCGAGAAGGTGGTCACCACCCTCACCGGCGCCGGCATGCTGTTCCTCTTGGGATTCATGGCGTTCATCTTCGCCCTGGACCTCGGTATTCTCCCGCGTGGGCTTTGA
- the rplA gene encoding 50S ribosomal protein L1, which translates to MPKQSKRYRELEKKTSKDPLPLGQAVEKLKKYDGTKFDQSVEVAIRLGVDHTQADQIVRGSLVLPHGIGKQQRIVVFAKGDQAKAAEEAGADHVGDDELAKKIMGGWTDFDVCIATPDMMKTVGPLGRVLGPRGLMPSPRAGTVTPDAATTVAEYKAGKVEFRNDKGGNVQAIVGKLSFDADKLAGNIQAFVDKILAMKPNAVKGVYVKGAYISATMSPSVQLAV; encoded by the coding sequence ATGCCAAAGCAATCAAAACGCTACCGCGAGCTCGAGAAGAAAACCTCTAAAGACCCCCTGCCGCTCGGCCAGGCGGTTGAGAAGCTCAAGAAGTACGACGGCACGAAGTTCGACCAATCGGTCGAGGTCGCCATCCGGCTGGGCGTCGACCACACCCAGGCCGACCAGATCGTCCGCGGCTCGCTCGTGTTGCCGCACGGCATCGGCAAGCAGCAGCGGATCGTGGTGTTCGCCAAGGGCGACCAGGCCAAGGCGGCCGAAGAGGCCGGCGCCGACCACGTGGGCGACGACGAGCTCGCCAAGAAGATCATGGGCGGCTGGACCGACTTCGACGTCTGCATCGCCACGCCCGACATGATGAAGACCGTTGGCCCGTTGGGCCGGGTGCTTGGCCCCCGCGGCCTGATGCCCTCGCCCCGCGCCGGCACGGTGACGCCGGACGCCGCGACCACGGTGGCCGAGTACAAGGCGGGCAAGGTGGAGTTTCGCAACGACAAGGGCGGCAACGTGCAGGCCATCGTCGGCAAGCTGAGCTTCGACGCCGACAAGCTGGCGGGCAACATCCAAGCGTTTGTCGACAAGATCCTCGCCATGAAGCCCAACGCCGTGAAGGGCGTTTACGTGAAGGGCGCCTACATCTCGGCGACGATGAGCCCGAGCGTTCAGCTCGCCGTCTGA